One genomic segment of Pandoraea sputorum includes these proteins:
- the corA gene encoding magnesium/cobalt transporter CorA: MLVNCVAYEDGRKIADLHPDEISDYLERPHCFVWVALKDPGPGELAQMQHEFGLHDLAVEDAQHGHQRPKIEQYGDSLFAVLHVLNKDADGDFTIGEVAIFAGHNYVLSVRSNATQGLGAVRARAEKEPNLLRQGSIFVLYALMDAIVDSYFPVFDDLEAQLEAIEEQIFTPNAPNKGRAIIEDLYQLKRRLITLQHACVPLMEAVSKLFGAMAPKLCGGMQEYFRDVFDHLQRITKNIDLLREMVTTALSVNLGMISLSENETTKRLGSFAALFAVPTMIAGIYGMNFADIPELKFQYGYPACIAAMVVIDVLLFMKFRKAGWL, from the coding sequence ATGCTAGTGAACTGTGTGGCCTATGAGGATGGCCGCAAGATTGCCGATCTGCACCCCGATGAAATCTCGGACTATCTCGAGCGTCCGCACTGCTTTGTCTGGGTGGCGCTCAAGGATCCCGGTCCGGGCGAACTGGCGCAGATGCAGCATGAATTCGGTCTGCACGACCTCGCCGTCGAAGACGCCCAGCACGGGCATCAGCGTCCGAAAATCGAGCAATACGGCGACTCGCTCTTTGCCGTGCTGCACGTGCTCAACAAGGACGCCGACGGCGATTTCACGATTGGCGAAGTCGCGATTTTCGCGGGCCACAACTATGTGCTTTCGGTGCGCTCGAACGCCACGCAGGGACTGGGGGCGGTGCGAGCGCGAGCGGAGAAAGAACCGAATTTACTGCGCCAGGGCTCGATCTTCGTCCTCTATGCCCTGATGGACGCTATCGTCGACAGTTACTTCCCTGTATTCGACGACCTCGAAGCACAGCTCGAAGCCATCGAAGAGCAGATCTTTACGCCGAATGCGCCGAACAAGGGGCGCGCGATCATCGAGGATCTGTATCAGCTCAAGCGTCGGCTCATTACGCTGCAACACGCGTGCGTGCCGCTCATGGAAGCGGTCAGCAAGCTGTTCGGGGCCATGGCGCCCAAGCTGTGCGGCGGCATGCAGGAGTACTTCCGCGACGTCTTCGACCATCTCCAACGCATTACGAAAAACATCGATCTGCTGCGCGAAATGGTCACGACGGCGCTCTCTGTCAATCTCGGCATGATTTCGCTCTCCGAGAACGAGACGACGAAGCGGCTCGGGTCGTTCGCGGCGCTTTTTGCCGTGCCAACGATGATTGCCGGCATCTACGGCATGAATTTCGCCGATATTCCCGAACTGAAATTCCAATACGGATATCCGGCTTGTATTGCCGCGATGGTCGTCATCGACGTCTTGCTATTCATGAAATTCCGCAAGGCTGGCTGGCTGTAA
- a CDS encoding CaiB/BaiF CoA transferase family protein → MNAPLTGIRVIEFCRGAAGAYCGMLLADMGADVIMVDDPVDDISTEYQGTIGESAQVGLRRNKRSVALDLLTLEGRSLAHTLVRGADVVIECLPPGTLARAGLGYDALSVVQPHLVYVSISAFGQDGPRSVPQPGVPALEALRGMLGVVPSGAEPPRDLPIADLAAGLYAAFSVSAALVAAKQHGVGVHIDVPMLGATLAIAALRAGDAGAEAAHRAGLVPAAAMAGTEAGDTAQADAEMSAVARQRRAMADAAGHGKVSPLAVPLPGEGERFGGPSAPWPTFRARDGYFGMDLDAQTHWEAICALVHRVDLLDDPRFGSARERARHQAALRDVLEGVFVLDDRDVWLARLVAVGVPCTEISTYSRVLSDPQVAHMGWVRPMVLPSGETTHTIVSPVRLNGQSPVTRLDPPAPGAHTGDIIAELDAGLDAGPAASELPVDVGVRTSSS, encoded by the coding sequence TTGAATGCACCACTCACGGGGATCCGCGTCATTGAGTTCTGTCGTGGCGCGGCAGGTGCCTATTGCGGCATGCTGCTTGCCGACATGGGCGCGGACGTCATCATGGTCGACGATCCCGTCGACGATATTTCCACCGAATATCAAGGCACGATCGGCGAATCGGCGCAGGTCGGATTGCGTCGCAACAAGCGCTCTGTCGCGCTGGACCTGCTAACGCTCGAAGGTCGAAGCCTTGCTCACACGCTGGTGCGCGGGGCGGACGTCGTCATCGAGTGTCTACCACCCGGCACGTTAGCGCGCGCCGGGCTTGGTTACGATGCGCTATCCGTTGTGCAACCGCATCTCGTCTACGTTTCCATTTCCGCATTCGGGCAGGATGGGCCACGCTCTGTGCCGCAGCCTGGAGTACCCGCGCTTGAAGCGCTAAGGGGCATGCTGGGAGTGGTGCCAAGCGGCGCCGAGCCGCCGCGCGATCTGCCCATTGCCGATCTGGCCGCGGGACTGTACGCCGCGTTTTCCGTCTCTGCGGCGCTCGTCGCAGCGAAGCAGCACGGCGTGGGCGTGCACATCGATGTACCGATGCTCGGGGCGACGCTGGCCATTGCCGCATTGCGGGCGGGCGATGCCGGGGCCGAGGCTGCCCATCGCGCAGGGCTCGTGCCGGCGGCCGCCATGGCCGGTACCGAAGCAGGCGACACGGCGCAGGCCGACGCCGAAATGTCGGCCGTGGCGCGTCAGCGCAGGGCAATGGCTGACGCAGCGGGCCATGGCAAGGTGTCGCCGCTGGCCGTGCCACTGCCCGGTGAGGGCGAGCGTTTCGGCGGCCCGTCGGCCCCTTGGCCGACTTTCCGGGCGCGCGACGGGTACTTCGGTATGGATCTGGACGCCCAGACGCATTGGGAGGCAATTTGCGCCCTCGTGCACCGTGTGGATCTGCTCGACGATCCGCGCTTCGGCAGTGCGCGGGAGCGGGCGCGCCATCAGGCAGCGTTGCGCGACGTGCTCGAAGGGGTATTCGTGCTGGACGACCGCGATGTCTGGCTTGCGCGGCTGGTGGCCGTGGGTGTCCCGTGCACGGAAATCAGCACCTATTCACGTGTGCTTTCCGATCCGCAGGTGGCCCATATGGGCTGGGTGCGCCCGATGGTGCTGCCCAGCGGCGAGACGACCCACACGATCGTCTCGCCCGTGCGTCTTAACGGTCAAAGCCCTGTCACGCGCCTCGACCCGCCTGCGCCGGGCGCTCACACGGGAGACATCATCGCGGAACTCGACGCAGGGCTCGATGCCGGGCCCGCTGCCAGCGAGTTGCCGGTGGACGTCGGTGTCCGGACATCCTCGTCATAG
- a CDS encoding sulfite exporter TauE/SafE family protein: MFSDLSSASPTAALLGAAVGLVLGLTGAGGGIFAVPALVFGLGWGVPQAGPVALLAVGASAAVGSAQGLRAGIVRYRAAMLMAGIGVCLAPLGSWMAHRLPERWLVGLFAMAMLIVAARMYRASRSGARSAGASDIAGTYAPLPPCRMDPVTGRLHWTRQVASTLGAIGAISGFASGLLGVGGGFVIVPALRRFTDISVHGVVATSLFVIALISAGTVANAWWHGMHPGTQGWTFVVGAVAGMLLGRALAPRLAASRLQQIFSTLMAVVALGMFFKAFGA; the protein is encoded by the coding sequence ATGTTCTCCGACCTTTCGAGTGCTTCGCCCACGGCCGCCCTGCTCGGTGCAGCGGTCGGACTGGTGTTGGGTTTGACGGGCGCGGGCGGGGGTATCTTTGCGGTGCCGGCGCTGGTGTTCGGACTCGGTTGGGGCGTGCCGCAGGCAGGGCCCGTCGCCTTGCTTGCCGTTGGCGCGAGTGCCGCCGTGGGCAGTGCGCAAGGCTTGCGGGCCGGTATCGTGCGCTATCGTGCGGCGATGCTGATGGCGGGCATCGGGGTTTGTCTCGCGCCACTAGGCTCGTGGATGGCGCATCGGCTGCCGGAGCGGTGGCTCGTCGGGCTGTTCGCCATGGCGATGCTGATCGTGGCCGCACGGATGTATCGGGCGTCTCGAAGTGGGGCGCGCAGTGCGGGCGCGAGTGACATCGCTGGTACGTATGCACCGTTGCCGCCATGCCGGATGGACCCCGTCACGGGGCGCTTGCACTGGACGCGGCAAGTGGCGAGCACGCTGGGTGCGATCGGTGCCATCTCGGGCTTTGCGTCGGGGCTGCTAGGCGTTGGGGGCGGTTTCGTCATCGTGCCTGCATTGCGGCGCTTCACCGACATTTCGGTGCACGGCGTCGTCGCGACGTCACTCTTCGTCATTGCGCTGATTTCTGCGGGCACCGTCGCCAATGCATGGTGGCATGGCATGCATCCGGGCACGCAGGGATGGACGTTTGTCGTGGGCGCGGTAGCGGGAATGTTGCTGGGGCGTGCGCTCGCGCCACGTCTGGCCGCATCGCGACTTCAACAGATATTCTCTACGCTCATGGCCGTGGTGGCACTCGGCATGTTCTTCAAAGCATTTGGCGCTTGA
- a CDS encoding response regulator transcription factor: MMVKILIADDHPIVASTLREMLSPDPGFHVLPPVSNSTELFKALETNSVDVLITDYCMPGGAFGDGLVMINRVRRKYPDVKIIVFTSIEQPAIIHALDSCGVLGVMTKSDDLREITVCVERCRRGMSYRGGRAEQILEEQMRRKPTARRPLSPKEMEVLRMYLDGQNVSQIAGALKRSAKTINNQKRMAMCKLGCRTDMELFKLHVSSPVQFARDGEAEAPSAA; the protein is encoded by the coding sequence ATGATGGTAAAGATTCTGATTGCGGACGATCACCCGATCGTCGCCTCCACGCTTCGTGAAATGCTTTCTCCGGACCCGGGCTTTCACGTGCTGCCTCCCGTCTCGAATTCGACCGAGTTGTTCAAAGCGCTCGAAACGAATTCCGTCGATGTCCTCATTACCGATTACTGCATGCCCGGTGGCGCATTCGGTGATGGCCTCGTCATGATCAACCGCGTTCGTCGTAAGTATCCCGACGTTAAGATCATCGTGTTCACGTCGATCGAACAGCCGGCCATCATTCACGCACTCGACAGCTGTGGCGTGTTGGGTGTGATGACCAAGTCCGACGATCTGCGTGAAATCACCGTGTGCGTGGAGCGTTGCCGTCGTGGAATGAGCTATCGCGGAGGGCGTGCCGAGCAGATTCTCGAGGAGCAGATGCGCCGCAAGCCGACGGCACGACGCCCGCTCTCGCCCAAGGAAATGGAAGTGCTGCGCATGTATCTGGATGGTCAGAACGTGTCGCAAATTGCGGGCGCGCTCAAGCGTTCGGCCAAGACGATCAATAACCAGAAGCGCATGGCCATGTGCAAGTTGGGGTGCCGTACCGACATGGAGTTGTTCAAGCTGCATGTGTCGAGTCCGGTTCAGTTTGCGCGTGACGGCGAAGCCGAAGCGCCGAGTGCCGCCTGA
- a CDS encoding hybrid sensor histidine kinase/response regulator, producing the protein MPARTMTRDIAIAGRLLRIGGLLALLFGLSVWVAAVSYALFGTLWQSGQKTESFFAAVGREIRDLEIFNEQARAMAQATQASSVRPGGTTQALTDRILKPLVSMPVGTARRISGVGWDSEFEIVKLAEITQERAALLARLTLRLMVLDANFWSPLDAQDETFIISADGAFATYRPAVGREAFSPADLARDTQAILAEINKVERYHARIRGNSEGPFWTYNYTHPVTHLKTVSSFVPIRDLNGHLVLYVGTSMSPDMIVPPRMRNLERSGEALQLISEDGLVIASAGLPMSSLGYLRTLVTLPLFGGAQMTLRSDGQRLVFERRLASTPWFVRYAVRPAQLLQENATLLLGATLLLLLYAGGVYAGMRYMRQRIIEPARQRTTALLERDAFTQTLIETAPVGMAIIDPFEPAVVMSNPAYAGTVDLLRHLGDGELTRMYRQLHSGVVARPVRRLLSALDDAGERHYAVSFVDTVFREQPVLIGTLSDVTEQRRFELEQRKARLAAESANRAKDVFLTTVSHEMRTPLYGTLASLELLSAQNLGDDHRYYVDVMESSTRNLLDLINDLLDYSRIQVGRFELNSRDCSLLKELEAVGLSFTGRARLQGLTLDWMIDPLLVRAVHTDALRLGQVVTNLVGNAIKFTEKGYVAFSAMVTRSDMQGCDVAFTVSDSGVGIAAADLADLFRPFGKSTTEPGMQHGTGLGLAISHQFVGMLGGVLAVDSEQGQGTTMRFTLHLPWAPDSEAPVVVDSQETFAYVSALSRRHWYLDALIRRAGFVPVRYDDAVSWSTGAGRERDSGLLMFADEWPVRGMAGAEVYLLRATPVDRPAGSTPTWPRDIALLQQAELWEALGATPRPGLSTNGDLPVPGTANAQTRVRPLAGWYVLVADDHPISGMLLSRQLEGLGAMVDCYHDPREALDAFDAESHMLVITDANMPHISGHALATAIKARAPHVPVVVATADVTLRNDREAKSPYDAVVYKPVDARSLLRVIELVRSRYPSLCVEIAPLPASSRLIENAPKPVPEAASPKDWRLPLSDMLDTFVKIADQDIANCRAALAESSRETLRHSAHRLRGGFMAFGLSSLASLAAQVEHLAPQASVGQMEAAFDALDTAWNDWLRSQGHAIASDA; encoded by the coding sequence ATGCCTGCCAGAACGATGACCCGCGACATCGCCATCGCGGGCCGCCTGCTTCGCATTGGTGGCCTGCTGGCCCTGCTGTTCGGTTTGTCGGTGTGGGTCGCGGCGGTCTCCTATGCACTCTTCGGCACACTCTGGCAGAGCGGACAAAAGACGGAGTCGTTCTTTGCGGCCGTCGGGCGAGAAATCCGGGATCTCGAAATCTTCAACGAACAGGCCCGCGCGATGGCGCAGGCGACCCAGGCAAGCTCCGTGCGTCCCGGCGGTACCACCCAGGCGCTGACCGACCGCATTCTCAAGCCGCTTGTTTCCATGCCGGTGGGCACTGCGCGACGCATCAGCGGGGTGGGCTGGGACAGCGAATTCGAAATCGTCAAACTGGCGGAAATCACGCAAGAGCGTGCGGCGTTGCTCGCGCGTCTGACTTTGCGCCTAATGGTGCTTGACGCCAACTTCTGGAGTCCGCTCGACGCGCAGGATGAGACTTTCATCATTTCCGCAGACGGCGCGTTTGCAACCTATCGCCCCGCCGTCGGCCGGGAGGCGTTCAGTCCGGCCGATCTGGCGCGCGACACGCAGGCGATTCTCGCGGAAATCAACAAGGTCGAGCGCTATCACGCGCGTATCCGGGGCAACAGTGAAGGTCCATTCTGGACTTACAACTACACGCATCCCGTCACGCATCTGAAAACCGTTTCGAGTTTCGTGCCGATCCGCGATCTCAACGGCCATCTGGTGCTTTATGTCGGCACCAGTATGTCACCGGACATGATCGTGCCGCCGCGCATGCGCAACCTTGAACGTTCCGGCGAAGCGCTCCAGTTGATTTCGGAGGATGGCCTCGTCATTGCGAGCGCCGGGCTTCCGATGTCGTCATTGGGCTATTTGCGTACGCTGGTAACGCTGCCGCTCTTTGGTGGGGCGCAGATGACCTTGCGCTCCGACGGTCAGCGTCTGGTGTTCGAGCGCCGACTGGCCTCTACGCCGTGGTTCGTGCGTTACGCCGTGCGCCCCGCGCAGTTGCTGCAAGAGAACGCCACGTTGCTGCTCGGCGCGACGTTGCTATTGCTTCTGTACGCCGGCGGCGTTTATGCGGGCATGCGTTACATGCGTCAACGGATCATCGAGCCTGCGCGTCAGCGCACGACGGCGCTGCTCGAGCGCGATGCGTTCACACAGACGCTTATCGAGACGGCACCCGTCGGTATGGCGATCATCGATCCATTCGAGCCGGCCGTGGTGATGAGTAATCCGGCGTATGCCGGTACGGTCGATTTGCTCAGGCATCTTGGCGATGGCGAGCTGACGCGGATGTACCGTCAACTGCACAGCGGCGTGGTGGCGCGTCCCGTCCGGCGTCTCCTCAGTGCGCTCGACGACGCCGGTGAGCGCCACTACGCGGTGAGCTTCGTCGATACGGTGTTTCGTGAGCAACCGGTGTTGATCGGCACCCTGTCGGACGTCACCGAACAGCGCCGCTTCGAACTGGAGCAACGCAAGGCACGTCTTGCAGCGGAGAGCGCCAATCGCGCAAAGGACGTGTTCCTCACGACCGTCAGCCATGAGATGCGCACGCCACTGTATGGCACGCTGGCGTCGCTCGAATTGCTCAGCGCCCAGAACCTTGGCGACGACCATCGTTATTACGTGGACGTGATGGAGAGTTCGACACGTAATTTGCTCGATCTCATCAACGATCTTCTCGATTATTCGCGCATTCAGGTCGGTCGCTTCGAACTGAATTCCCGTGATTGCTCACTGCTAAAGGAGCTTGAGGCGGTGGGGTTGTCGTTCACGGGCCGCGCGCGTTTGCAGGGCCTCACGTTGGACTGGATGATCGATCCGCTCCTGGTTCGTGCGGTGCACACCGATGCCCTGCGTCTCGGACAGGTCGTGACCAACCTTGTCGGCAACGCCATCAAGTTCACCGAAAAGGGATACGTGGCATTCAGTGCAATGGTGACGCGCTCGGACATGCAGGGCTGCGACGTGGCCTTTACGGTTAGCGATAGCGGCGTAGGCATTGCGGCCGCAGATCTGGCCGATCTGTTCCGGCCATTCGGCAAGAGCACGACCGAGCCGGGAATGCAGCATGGCACCGGACTGGGGCTGGCAATTTCGCATCAGTTCGTGGGCATGCTCGGTGGTGTTCTGGCCGTCGACAGCGAGCAGGGGCAGGGCACGACCATGCGCTTCACGCTGCATCTGCCGTGGGCGCCCGATAGCGAGGCACCGGTTGTCGTGGATTCGCAGGAGACGTTCGCTTATGTGAGCGCATTGTCGCGTCGACATTGGTACCTCGATGCGTTGATCCGCCGTGCGGGTTTCGTCCCGGTTCGATATGACGACGCCGTGTCGTGGTCGACGGGCGCCGGTCGCGAACGGGATTCCGGTCTCCTGATGTTCGCAGACGAATGGCCGGTGCGCGGCATGGCGGGCGCGGAAGTCTACTTACTCCGTGCTACGCCGGTGGACCGTCCGGCCGGAAGCACACCGACGTGGCCGCGCGACATCGCCCTGCTGCAACAGGCCGAACTTTGGGAGGCACTGGGCGCCACGCCGCGCCCTGGCCTGTCGACCAACGGCGACCTGCCGGTGCCGGGCACGGCCAATGCGCAAACGCGCGTGAGGCCGTTGGCCGGTTGGTACGTGCTTGTCGCAGACGATCATCCGATCAGCGGCATGTTGCTGTCACGTCAGTTGGAAGGGCTCGGCGCGATGGTGGATTGCTATCACGACCCTCGCGAAGCGCTCGACGCGTTCGATGCCGAGTCGCACATGCTTGTGATCACCGACGCCAACATGCCCCACATTTCCGGGCATGCGCTGGCGACGGCGATCAAGGCACGTGCACCCCATGTGCCGGTGGTGGTGGCGACGGCCGACGTCACGCTGCGCAATGATCGCGAGGCGAAATCGCCTTACGATGCGGTCGTCTATAAACCCGTCGACGCCCGTTCGTTGCTGCGTGTCATCGAACTGGTTCGCTCGCGCTACCCCTCGCTTTGCGTGGAGATCGCGCCGTTGCCGGCGTCGTCGCGACTGATCGAGAATGCGCCTAAACCTGTGCCTGAGGCGGCGTCACCCAAGGATTGGCGTTTGCCCTTGTCGGATATGCTCGACACCTTTGTCAAGATTGCGGATCAGGACATCGCGAATTGCAGGGCTGCGCTCGCCGAGTCCTCGCGCGAGACACTCCGCCACTCGGCGCACCGGCTGCGCGGCGGCTTCATGGCGTTTGGATTGAGTTCGCTGGCGTCCTTGGCTGCACAGGTCGAGCATCTCGCGCCTCAGGCGTCGGTCGGACAGATGGAGGCGGCTTTCGACGCTCTCGATACCGCATGGAACGATTGGCTGCGCTCGCAAGGGCATGCCATCGCCAGCGACGCATGA
- a CDS encoding LysR family transcriptional regulator: protein MISLRDVDLNLLVVFHAVLTHRSISQAARELGLSQPAVSNGLARLRQTFEDELFTRTGTGMQPTPFAEALAEPVSAALEGISRAINHREAFDPVSSQREFTLAMTDVGEVYFMPALIDLCTQLAPGVRISTVRASLPDLKEAMAAGRIDLAVGAFDDLTGPFFQRRLFRQQYVSMFRIGHALDSPDAGLPEFKAARHLFVATGDNPYARVNQLLAQAGFGCDANFWVPHFIAVPYIVSTNDLVVTVPQKFAERAAAPFGLHFVKPPLRLPALQTNVFWHRRYHQDAGNQWLRQLISEHFVE, encoded by the coding sequence ATGATTTCCTTACGCGACGTCGATTTGAACCTGTTGGTGGTGTTCCATGCGGTGCTCACGCATCGGAGCATTTCTCAGGCAGCACGGGAGCTGGGGCTATCGCAGCCCGCCGTCAGCAATGGACTCGCACGGTTGCGGCAGACGTTCGAAGATGAGTTGTTCACGCGCACGGGCACCGGCATGCAACCCACGCCGTTCGCCGAGGCGCTGGCTGAACCGGTATCGGCTGCATTGGAAGGCATTTCGCGCGCCATCAACCATCGCGAGGCGTTTGATCCGGTGAGTAGTCAGCGGGAATTTACGTTGGCGATGACGGACGTGGGTGAGGTCTACTTTATGCCCGCGCTGATCGATCTATGCACGCAACTGGCGCCGGGGGTGCGTATCAGCACGGTTCGGGCGTCGTTGCCCGATCTGAAGGAGGCGATGGCCGCAGGGCGCATCGATCTTGCGGTGGGCGCATTCGACGATCTGACCGGGCCGTTTTTCCAGCGACGATTGTTCCGGCAGCAATATGTGAGCATGTTCCGCATCGGTCACGCGCTTGATTCGCCGGACGCCGGGCTGCCAGAATTCAAGGCGGCTCGCCATCTGTTCGTCGCTACCGGCGACAACCCCTACGCGCGCGTCAATCAGCTTCTCGCACAGGCCGGCTTCGGTTGTGACGCCAATTTCTGGGTGCCCCACTTCATCGCAGTGCCCTACATTGTCAGCACGAACGATCTGGTCGTGACGGTACCGCAGAAGTTTGCCGAACGCGCCGCCGCACCGTTCGGGCTGCACTTCGTCAAACCGCCCCTGCGTCTGCCAGCGCTGCAAACCAACGTGTTCTGGCACCGGCGCTACCATCAGGACGCAGGCAATCAGTGGCTACGTCAGCTGATCTCGGAGCATTTTGTGGAATAG
- the hmgA gene encoding homogentisate 1,2-dioxygenase, translating into MRQADQIQGELGYLSGFANELATEALPGALPIGQNSPQRAPYGLYAEQLSGTAFTAPRGLNRRSWVYRIRPAAMHKPFTAIENTRWLSRFDEVPTPPNQMRWDPLPMPETPTDFVDGMVTMAGNGGPDAGHGCGIHVYAANKSMDGRFFYNADGELLVVPQEGRLRIATEFGVLEVEPYEIAVLPRGVRFRVTLPDGRARGYICENYGALFRLPDLGPIGSNGLANPRDFLTPVAAYEDVEGDFELVAKFGGSLWRADIGHSPLDVVAWHGNYAPYKYDLRHFNTIGSISYDHPDPSIFLVLQSQSNAPGVDDIDFVIFPPRWLAMENSFRPPWFHRNIASEFMGLIHGVYDAKAEGFVPGGASLHNCMSGHGPDAGTFEKASAADTSKPHKVDATMAFMFETPAVIRPTRFALETKQLQDNYYTCWQDLKKHFNPNQK; encoded by the coding sequence ATGCGTCAAGCAGACCAAATTCAGGGGGAACTGGGCTATTTGTCCGGTTTCGCCAACGAGCTCGCGACCGAGGCATTGCCGGGCGCGCTGCCGATCGGGCAAAACTCGCCGCAACGTGCGCCTTACGGCCTCTACGCGGAACAACTCTCCGGTACGGCGTTCACGGCACCTCGCGGTCTCAATCGCCGCTCGTGGGTGTACCGCATTCGTCCTGCCGCTATGCACAAGCCGTTCACCGCGATCGAGAACACGCGCTGGTTGAGCCGCTTCGATGAGGTGCCCACGCCGCCGAACCAGATGCGTTGGGACCCGCTGCCGATGCCCGAAACACCGACCGATTTCGTTGATGGCATGGTGACGATGGCCGGTAACGGCGGTCCGGACGCAGGTCACGGCTGCGGTATTCACGTGTACGCGGCTAACAAGTCGATGGACGGTCGCTTTTTCTACAACGCCGACGGCGAATTGCTGGTCGTGCCGCAAGAAGGGCGTCTGCGTATCGCCACAGAATTCGGCGTGCTGGAAGTCGAGCCGTATGAAATTGCCGTGCTGCCGCGCGGCGTGCGTTTTCGCGTGACGCTGCCCGATGGACGCGCCCGTGGCTACATCTGTGAGAACTACGGCGCATTGTTCCGTCTGCCGGATCTTGGCCCGATCGGCTCCAACGGTCTCGCGAATCCGCGCGACTTCCTGACGCCTGTCGCGGCATACGAAGATGTCGAGGGCGACTTCGAACTGGTGGCGAAGTTCGGCGGGTCACTGTGGCGTGCCGATATCGGCCATTCGCCGCTGGACGTGGTGGCCTGGCACGGCAACTACGCGCCATACAAATACGATCTGCGCCACTTCAACACGATCGGCTCGATCAGCTACGACCATCCGGACCCGTCGATCTTCCTGGTGCTGCAGTCGCAAAGCAATGCCCCGGGTGTCGACGATATCGACTTCGTGATTTTCCCGCCGCGTTGGTTGGCGATGGAAAACTCGTTCCGCCCGCCTTGGTTCCACCGCAACATTGCGAGCGAGTTCATGGGCCTGATCCATGGCGTGTACGACGCCAAGGCTGAAGGCTTCGTGCCGGGCGGAGCAAGCCTGCACAACTGCATGTCGGGGCATGGCCCCGATGCGGGAACCTTCGAGAAGGCCTCGGCCGCCGACACGAGCAAGCCGCATAAGGTGGACGCCACGATGGCTTTCATGTTCGAAACGCCGGCGGTGATTCGTCCGACGCGCTTCGCACTGGAGACCAAGCAGTTGCAGGACAACTACTACACCTGCTGGCAGGACTTGAAGAAGCACTTCAATCCCAACCAGAAATAA
- the fahA gene encoding fumarylacetoacetase → MSALLQSWVASANTGVTDFPLQNLPYGVFSTQAQPTPRVGVAIGDQVLDLAALEAAGVLKASDTPVFAQASINAFVALGSAAWRATRARLTSLLAVDGDAALRENAALKSQALVPLAQATLHLPVQVPGYTDFYSSKEHATNVGSMFRDPANALLPNWLEIPIGYNGRASSVVVSGTPLHRPNGQIKLPDQPRPIFDACRKLDFELETGFIVGRETAIGEALNVEDAEAAIFGMVVLNDWSARDLQQWEYVPLGPFNAKTFGTSISPWVVTMEALEPFRVAGPAQSPEPLSYLQQQGEHAFDIELEVLLQAEGDAEATSICRTNFRHMYWSMAQQFAHHTVSGCNVRVGDLMGSGTISGPTPDSFGSLLELTWNGKNPITLASGAKRSFIEDGDTVVMSGWCQGDGYRIGFGDVSGKILPAKAR, encoded by the coding sequence ATGTCTGCTCTCCTGCAAAGCTGGGTCGCGTCCGCCAACACCGGTGTGACGGACTTTCCGCTGCAAAACCTTCCCTACGGTGTGTTCAGCACGCAAGCACAGCCCACGCCGCGCGTCGGCGTCGCGATTGGCGATCAGGTGCTTGATCTGGCGGCGCTTGAAGCCGCCGGCGTGCTCAAGGCAAGCGACACGCCCGTCTTCGCGCAAGCGTCGATCAACGCGTTCGTGGCGCTCGGTAGTGCCGCCTGGCGTGCCACGCGTGCTCGCCTGACGTCGCTGCTGGCTGTCGACGGCGACGCCGCACTGCGCGAAAACGCCGCGCTCAAGTCGCAAGCGCTCGTGCCGCTGGCGCAAGCTACGCTCCATCTCCCGGTGCAGGTGCCGGGCTATACCGACTTCTACTCGTCCAAAGAACACGCGACCAACGTCGGCAGCATGTTCCGTGACCCGGCTAACGCGTTGCTGCCGAACTGGCTCGAAATTCCGATCGGTTACAACGGCCGGGCCAGCTCGGTGGTCGTGAGTGGCACGCCGCTGCACCGTCCGAACGGCCAGATCAAACTGCCGGATCAGCCACGCCCGATTTTCGACGCCTGCCGCAAGCTTGACTTCGAACTGGAAACCGGCTTCATCGTCGGTCGGGAAACGGCGATTGGCGAAGCACTGAACGTGGAAGACGCCGAGGCCGCCATCTTTGGCATGGTGGTCCTCAACGACTGGTCCGCCCGCGATCTTCAGCAGTGGGAATACGTGCCGCTCGGCCCGTTCAACGCGAAGACGTTCGGCACGTCCATCTCCCCGTGGGTCGTGACGATGGAAGCCCTCGAACCGTTCCGCGTGGCCGGTCCGGCGCAATCGCCCGAGCCGCTGTCGTATCTGCAACAGCAGGGCGAGCACGCGTTCGATATCGAACTCGAAGTCCTGCTGCAAGCCGAAGGCGATGCCGAGGCGACGTCGATTTGCCGCACGAACTTCCGTCACATGTACTGGAGCATGGCGCAGCAGTTTGCCCATCACACTGTCTCGGGTTGTAACGTACGTGTGGGTGATCTGATGGGCTCTGGCACGATCAGCGGTCCGACGCCGGACTCGTTCGGCAGCCTGCTCGAACTCACGTGGAACGGCAAGAATCCGATCACGCTGGCCAGCGGCGCGAAGCGATCGTTCATTGAAGACGGCGACACCGTCGTGATGAGCGGCTGGTGTCAGGGCGACGGCTATCGCATCGGCTTCGGCGACGTGTCCGGCAAGATCCTGCCTGCCAAGGCGCGCTGA